CAAATACAAAAATGATGAATTTTATCTGTTTGGCGATTCTTCTGGCGGAGGCTTGGCACTTGCATTTTTACAGCTATTGAAAAATAAGGAAGATTTGCCATTTCCAAAGAAAACTGCATTAATGTCACCTTGGGTCGATGTTTCAATGACAAATGAAGAAATACCTGAATTTGCAGAAAAAGATCCTCTCTTGCCACTGAATGGGCTTGTTATAACAGGAAAACAGTTTGCAGGAGAACTGGATGTGAAAAATCCTATGATTTCGCCAATTTATGGAAATATGGATAATCTTGGAGAAATTTTTCTAATTTTCGGAACAAATGAAATTTTATATCCTGATTGCTTAAAATTAAGTGATTTGATGGAAGTTGCAATCGGAACAAGTGTAGAAATAAAAATTGGAGAAAATTTGTGCCACGACTGGATTTTGGCACCTCTCAAGGAATCAGAAGAAACTATTGATGAAATCGGAAATTTTTTTCTGAAATAAAATAAAAAATAATAAAACGAGGAATTTTAATTATGCCTGAAAAAAAACAAAAAAAGAATATAGAAAACAATGAAATTAGTAAAAAAATTGATAAGGAAAAGCACGAAGAAATTCTTAAAATTTATAAAGAAATAAAAAAAGGTATCGGAAAAGCTATAGAAGGCTATAAAAAGGCTTGGAAAGGTACAGAAAAAGAAGTATTTGCAGAAATGGCATTTTGTATTCTGACACCTCAGTCAAAAGCAAAAAATGCTTGGCAAGCCATTACAACTTTGGTGGAAAATGGACTGCTTTACAATGGGAAGCCTGAAGAAATCGTCGATTTCCTAAATATTGTCAGATTTAAGAATAATAAATCACGTTATTTAGTAGAATTGCGGGAACTGATGACAAAAGATGGAAAATTACAGCCA
This is a stretch of genomic DNA from Leptotrichia hofstadii. It encodes these proteins:
- a CDS encoding alpha/beta hydrolase fold domain-containing protein — encoded protein: MSLLSDIAVPIAKLVNMKKYKEKDFLNPRRDTDFLNKKNFDKTLILEEQFIDEYQVLTVFSEESYNKHVVFLHGGAYVMRAVKAHKNIIEKLVKNFHLKVTFIDYPLAPENTVDKAHKVVMDAYRQITSKYKNDEFYLFGDSSGGGLALAFLQLLKNKEDLPFPKKTALMSPWVDVSMTNEEIPEFAEKDPLLPLNGLVITGKQFAGELDVKNPMISPIYGNMDNLGEIFLIFGTNEILYPDCLKLSDLMEVAIGTSVEIKIGENLCHDWILAPLKESEETIDEIGNFFLK
- a CDS encoding N-glycosylase/DNA lyase is translated as MPEKKQKKNIENNEISKKIDKEKHEEILKIYKEIKKGIGKAIEGYKKAWKGTEKEVFAEMAFCILTPQSKAKNAWQAITTLVENGLLYNGKPEEIVDFLNIVRFKNNKSRYLVELRELMTKDGKLQPKKILSEIGDTFEKRKWILKNIKGMGLKEANHVLRNLGFGENIAILDRHILRNLKSLNVISEIPKTITEKKYYEIEKKMREYSNFSKIKMDELDLVLWYKEAGEIFK